From the Aquirufa lenticrescens genome, the window CGCTTTTGGTTTCTCGTATTTTTGATTCTTTGTATGGCGGGGATTTCACCCGTTGTGCCCTTACTCATACGCTATACCTTAGATAATTACTTAGGCTTGACTTTCGCCTCCGATTTAGTTCGTATGCTCGGTTGGATGCTGGGAGCACTTTTATTACAAACAGGTCTGCAGTTTTCTACCTCTTATTTAGCTGGTTACTTAGGCCAAACCGTCATCCGCGATATTCGTATTCAATTGTATGAAAAGATCGTTAATCTGCGATTAGCCTTCTTTGATGCGACGCCTATCGGGCGTTTAGTAACGAGGACGGTGTCAGATATTGAAACATTGAATGATGTCTTTTCAGAAGGTTTAGCTTCCATTGCTGGTGATTTACTACAATTATTTCTGATTTTAGGGGTGATGTTTTATGCGGATTGGCGCTTGACCTTGATCATCATTGCGACAGTTCCTTTCATGGTCTTTTCGACCTATGTGTTCAAGGAATATATTAAGAAGTCATTTAATGAGGTTCGGACGGCGGTAGCTAATCTAAATTCCTTTGTACAGGAGCATATCTCTGGAATGTTAATCGTCCAAATGTTCCACGCTGAAAAGCAAGAATTAGCGAAATTCAACCGTATTAACGAAGAGCATCGCGATGCCAATATTCGAGGTATTTTGGCTTATTCGGTCTTTTTTCCGGTAGCTGATGTTATTGCAGCAATTGGAACGGGGCTTGTAGTGTGGGCTGCGTCTACCTATATCGTGAAAGAAGAGATGGGAGTGGGGACATTGACTGCATTCATTATGTTCATTAACTTGTTTTACCGTCCCATTCGAATGCTAGCGGATCGTTTCAATACCCTACAAATGGGGATTGTGTCAACGGAGCGCATTTTAACCCTTTTGGATTCGACAGATTATATCCAAAATAACGGTACAATTGAGGCGGATCACATCGATGGTAAAAT encodes:
- a CDS encoding ABC transporter ATP-binding protein; this translates as MKEANSGKTFDFQIIKRLYGFIQPYRFRFWFLVFLILCMAGISPVVPLLIRYTLDNYLGLTFASDLVRMLGWMLGALLLQTGLQFSTSYLAGYLGQTVIRDIRIQLYEKIVNLRLAFFDATPIGRLVTRTVSDIETLNDVFSEGLASIAGDLLQLFLILGVMFYADWRLTLIIIATVPFMVFSTYVFKEYIKKSFNEVRTAVANLNSFVQEHISGMLIVQMFHAEKQELAKFNRINEEHRDANIRGILAYSVFFPVADVIAAIGTGLVVWAASTYIVKEEMGVGTLTAFIMFINLFYRPIRMLADRFNTLQMGIVSTERILTLLDSTDYIQNNGTIEADHIDGKIEFSDVTFAYQEPEWVVKNVSFTVEAGKTCAIVGATGAGKSSIIGLLGRLYDCQSGEINIDGVPLTSYEIGSLRKNIAVVLQDVFLFSSSIAYNIHLGDESITNEKMVEAAKAVGVHDFILSLPGGYDYEVKERGATLSVGQRQLISFVRALVHNPKIIVLDEATSSVDSETEVLIQQAISTLMKGRTAVVIAHRLSTIRNSDQILVMDKGEIKERGTQDELLALDGLYAQLYHLQFRK